One Bufo gargarizans isolate SCDJY-AF-19 chromosome 3, ASM1485885v1, whole genome shotgun sequence DNA segment encodes these proteins:
- the PRICKLE4 gene encoding prickle-like protein 4 isoform X3, which yields MAPETPEQIITSPAPAVSSCDSDSGCALEEYLDLKPHSSSLKHMLPNTDTEEIKFVQTLLQLLPPQDCDERFCTALGEFERRELQKFSAHRRVHSMRNGAIVHVTADTSDFCMRLIMSERCTIAEGLCWHVEHFCCWECEMVLGGSRYVMKGGRPFCSGCFQRLHAESCEACGEAIDPDGELVMLKGQYWHTLPSCFCCSSCRTPLRRLEFMIHDDHPYCSQHCLSSGPGMHHPSKCHSNMTRASSENYSHHTHCTPWNKTIVGSNSKQIMSSLYETCSVSRCQEVLPRLCLDTGRELSESWLPEHNQIVEGVEDTSCSSSDSEPEGFFLGRPIPNYSLSRGTNSVVHGESNSIKRRHRVKSCKVS from the exons ATGGCACCAGAGACTCCAGAGCAGATTATTACGTCCCCGGCGCCTGCCGTCTCCTCTTGTGACAGTGATTCCGGCTGTGCCTTGGAAGAGTATCTTGACCTTAAG CCCCATTCCAGTTCTCTAAAACACATGTTACCTAACACTGACACAGAAGAAATCAAGTTTGTACAGACTCTGCTTCAGTTGCTGCCGCCACAAGACTGTGAT GAAAGGTTCTGTACTGCTCTGGGAGAGTTTGAAAGAAGGGAACTTCAGAAATTCAGTGCACATCGGAGAGTCCACTCCATGAGAAACGGGGCCATTGTGCATGTCACTGCAGACACGTCTGACTTTTGTATGAGG CTGATTATGTCCGAGAGATGTACTATAGCTGAAGGACTCTGCTGGCATGTGGAACACTTCTGCTGCTGGGAGTGTGAGATGGTGTTAGGAGGAAGTCGTTATGTTATGAAAGGTGGAAGACCTTTCTGCAGTGGCTGTTTTCAGCGTCTTCATGCTGAAAGTTGTGAGGCCTGTGGTGAAGCTATTG ATCCTGATGGAGAACTTGTGATGTTAAAAGGGCAATACTGGCACACGCTGCCCTCCTGTTTCTGCTGCTCCAGTTGTAGGACACCTCTCCGTAGGTTAGAATTTATGATTCATGATGATCACCCCTATTGCTCCCAACACTGTTTGTCATCTGGCCCTGGGATGCACCATCCTTCCAAGTGCCACAGCAATATGACAAGAGCTTCATCTGAAAACTACAGCCATCACACACATTGCACTCCCTGGAACAAGACGATAGTGGGCtcaaacagcaaacaaataatgTCCTCACTGTATGAAACATGTTCCGTCTCAAGGTGCCAAGAAGTGCTCCCAAGACTATGTTTAGACACAGGGAGGGAGCTAAGTGAATCTTGGCTGCCAGAACACAACCAGATCGTGGAAGGTGTGGAGGACACTTCATGCTCATCATCAGACTCTGAGCCAGAAGGATTTTTCCTTGGCAGGCCTATCCCAAATTACTCACTCAGTAGGGGAACAAATTCAGTAGTCCATGGAGAAAGCAATTCCATAAAAAGACGTCACAGAGTAAAGAGCTGCAAAGTGTCCTAG
- the PRICKLE4 gene encoding prickle-like protein 4 isoform X2, whose translation MAPETPEQIITSPAPAVSSCDSDSGCALEEYLDLKERFCTALGEFERRELQKFSAHRRVHSMRNGAIVHVTADTSDFCMRCGGKILMGDTAVCTERFEDENLRWHLKCFVCETCHLPLSQFIYFLQDRRIYCGRHHAELSRARCAACDQLIMSERCTIAEGLCWHVEHFCCWECEMVLGGSRYVMKGGRPFCSGCFQRLHAESCEACGEAIDPDGELVMLKGQYWHTLPSCFCCSSCRTPLRRLEFMIHDDHPYCSQHCLSSGPGMHHPSKCHSNMTRASSENYSHHTHCTPWNKTIVGSNSKQIMSSLYETCSVSRCQEVLPRLCLDTGRELSESWLPEHNQIVEGVEDTSCSSSDSEPEGFFLGRPIPNYSLSRGTNSVVHGESNSIKRRHRVKSCKVS comes from the exons ATGGCACCAGAGACTCCAGAGCAGATTATTACGTCCCCGGCGCCTGCCGTCTCCTCTTGTGACAGTGATTCCGGCTGTGCCTTGGAAGAGTATCTTGACCTTAAG GAAAGGTTCTGTACTGCTCTGGGAGAGTTTGAAAGAAGGGAACTTCAGAAATTCAGTGCACATCGGAGAGTCCACTCCATGAGAAACGGGGCCATTGTGCATGTCACTGCAGACACGTCTGACTTTTGTATGAGG tgTGGTGGCAAGATTCTTATGGGTGACACCGCTGTGTGTACAGAAAGATTTGAAGATGAGAATCTTCGCTGGCATCTTAAATGTTTTGTCTGTGAAACATGCCACCTTCCCTTGTCCCAGTTTATATACTTTCTACAGGACCGCAGAATTTATTGTGGCCGTCATCATGCAGAGCTTTCTAGAGCACGTTGTGCAGCTTGTGACCAG CTGATTATGTCCGAGAGATGTACTATAGCTGAAGGACTCTGCTGGCATGTGGAACACTTCTGCTGCTGGGAGTGTGAGATGGTGTTAGGAGGAAGTCGTTATGTTATGAAAGGTGGAAGACCTTTCTGCAGTGGCTGTTTTCAGCGTCTTCATGCTGAAAGTTGTGAGGCCTGTGGTGAAGCTATTG ATCCTGATGGAGAACTTGTGATGTTAAAAGGGCAATACTGGCACACGCTGCCCTCCTGTTTCTGCTGCTCCAGTTGTAGGACACCTCTCCGTAGGTTAGAATTTATGATTCATGATGATCACCCCTATTGCTCCCAACACTGTTTGTCATCTGGCCCTGGGATGCACCATCCTTCCAAGTGCCACAGCAATATGACAAGAGCTTCATCTGAAAACTACAGCCATCACACACATTGCACTCCCTGGAACAAGACGATAGTGGGCtcaaacagcaaacaaataatgTCCTCACTGTATGAAACATGTTCCGTCTCAAGGTGCCAAGAAGTGCTCCCAAGACTATGTTTAGACACAGGGAGGGAGCTAAGTGAATCTTGGCTGCCAGAACACAACCAGATCGTGGAAGGTGTGGAGGACACTTCATGCTCATCATCAGACTCTGAGCCAGAAGGATTTTTCCTTGGCAGGCCTATCCCAAATTACTCACTCAGTAGGGGAACAAATTCAGTAGTCCATGGAGAAAGCAATTCCATAAAAAGACGTCACAGAGTAAAGAGCTGCAAAGTGTCCTAG
- the PRICKLE4 gene encoding prickle-like protein 4 isoform X1, giving the protein MAPETPEQIITSPAPAVSSCDSDSGCALEEYLDLKPHSSSLKHMLPNTDTEEIKFVQTLLQLLPPQDCDERFCTALGEFERRELQKFSAHRRVHSMRNGAIVHVTADTSDFCMRCGGKILMGDTAVCTERFEDENLRWHLKCFVCETCHLPLSQFIYFLQDRRIYCGRHHAELSRARCAACDQLIMSERCTIAEGLCWHVEHFCCWECEMVLGGSRYVMKGGRPFCSGCFQRLHAESCEACGEAIDPDGELVMLKGQYWHTLPSCFCCSSCRTPLRRLEFMIHDDHPYCSQHCLSSGPGMHHPSKCHSNMTRASSENYSHHTHCTPWNKTIVGSNSKQIMSSLYETCSVSRCQEVLPRLCLDTGRELSESWLPEHNQIVEGVEDTSCSSSDSEPEGFFLGRPIPNYSLSRGTNSVVHGESNSIKRRHRVKSCKVS; this is encoded by the exons ATGGCACCAGAGACTCCAGAGCAGATTATTACGTCCCCGGCGCCTGCCGTCTCCTCTTGTGACAGTGATTCCGGCTGTGCCTTGGAAGAGTATCTTGACCTTAAG CCCCATTCCAGTTCTCTAAAACACATGTTACCTAACACTGACACAGAAGAAATCAAGTTTGTACAGACTCTGCTTCAGTTGCTGCCGCCACAAGACTGTGAT GAAAGGTTCTGTACTGCTCTGGGAGAGTTTGAAAGAAGGGAACTTCAGAAATTCAGTGCACATCGGAGAGTCCACTCCATGAGAAACGGGGCCATTGTGCATGTCACTGCAGACACGTCTGACTTTTGTATGAGG tgTGGTGGCAAGATTCTTATGGGTGACACCGCTGTGTGTACAGAAAGATTTGAAGATGAGAATCTTCGCTGGCATCTTAAATGTTTTGTCTGTGAAACATGCCACCTTCCCTTGTCCCAGTTTATATACTTTCTACAGGACCGCAGAATTTATTGTGGCCGTCATCATGCAGAGCTTTCTAGAGCACGTTGTGCAGCTTGTGACCAG CTGATTATGTCCGAGAGATGTACTATAGCTGAAGGACTCTGCTGGCATGTGGAACACTTCTGCTGCTGGGAGTGTGAGATGGTGTTAGGAGGAAGTCGTTATGTTATGAAAGGTGGAAGACCTTTCTGCAGTGGCTGTTTTCAGCGTCTTCATGCTGAAAGTTGTGAGGCCTGTGGTGAAGCTATTG ATCCTGATGGAGAACTTGTGATGTTAAAAGGGCAATACTGGCACACGCTGCCCTCCTGTTTCTGCTGCTCCAGTTGTAGGACACCTCTCCGTAGGTTAGAATTTATGATTCATGATGATCACCCCTATTGCTCCCAACACTGTTTGTCATCTGGCCCTGGGATGCACCATCCTTCCAAGTGCCACAGCAATATGACAAGAGCTTCATCTGAAAACTACAGCCATCACACACATTGCACTCCCTGGAACAAGACGATAGTGGGCtcaaacagcaaacaaataatgTCCTCACTGTATGAAACATGTTCCGTCTCAAGGTGCCAAGAAGTGCTCCCAAGACTATGTTTAGACACAGGGAGGGAGCTAAGTGAATCTTGGCTGCCAGAACACAACCAGATCGTGGAAGGTGTGGAGGACACTTCATGCTCATCATCAGACTCTGAGCCAGAAGGATTTTTCCTTGGCAGGCCTATCCCAAATTACTCACTCAGTAGGGGAACAAATTCAGTAGTCCATGGAGAAAGCAATTCCATAAAAAGACGTCACAGAGTAAAGAGCTGCAAAGTGTCCTAG